A segment of the Lycium ferocissimum isolate CSIRO_LF1 chromosome 10, AGI_CSIRO_Lferr_CH_V1, whole genome shotgun sequence genome:
ATGAAGAGGAGACACCTTTGATAcggtaaaatttaaagaaagaaatggtgaGTGAAAATAAGCATTTGCCTGACCCAAAGTTGGAAGGTGATTTGAGTGAAAATATGGGCCTTCAAAGtcgagaagagaagagaagagaggagaagaacCAAGTGCCCTATTGTTACTCAATAAAAGAAAGATGAGTACAAGTGAGAGACCAGGTTCCTCCAAGAGAAAAACAGTGAAGTAGAAGGAAGAAAGAATAAAGAGAACCTACAAACACAAAAGGTTCTCTTTGGAAGAGTCTTTGATGTCAATCTGAAAGAGGAGCCTGGCATGAAAGACTTGATGGAAATGGTGGAGTTCCAGAAGTGGAGCCATCTTTTTACTCAACCACCACCATGTGTATATGAAGGCGAAGTATTTGAATTCTATGAGAATTTGCTCTGAATAAATGATAATGCTTTAGCCTTACAGTGGATCTAACAGAGTTTATGCTCACTGAGTCGATACTTGGGGAAATCTCGGGAGTAAAGACAAATACGGGGAGAGTCAGAAAGGTGACAAGTCGATCTCCAAATTTCAAAAAGGTCATTGTCAAAGTTGCAAGGTCAGCAGTAAAAGCTAGTCTCTGTAAGAATGAGTTTAATCCTGAGCATCAACTAATCTTCGAGTTTGTTAGCAAAGGGCTTTTTCCAAGGATGGAGGGATAATCTACCGTCACGGTGGCAGACCTGGTTCTAATGGAAGCTCTTACATCTTTTGAACCAATCAATTTGCCTGCCATCATGATGGAGAGAATGAGTAAGGTGTCGCGAATTGTGCAAAGAGGACCTGGTATCCCgtatggatttttcttaatgaaAGTCCTTATGCACTTTAATGTAAGAACTGGTCGAACCTCCTTGGGAACTAGGGACCATGTGTTCTCTTTGGCTACCCTGAAGGAGTGTGAACTTGTGCCACAGGGACCAAGTACTGAAAATCCATCCACTCTCTCAATTCTAATTGAAGCTCGAGAAGCGGCAAATACAGAGATCAAATAACTCAAAGAGGAAAATGCCCTTCTAAAAGCCTAACTAGCTGAACGACCGAAAGAACTACGTTCCGGGCGAGAAGTAGAAGAAGAACTTGAAAAGCTACAGGCAGAGAGGGATCAATTGAGAACTCAAGTGGACACACTCAGAGATGAGATGATAAAGGATCGTCAAGCCCATAGAAATTGATCTATACTTGCTCAGCCCCTTCAAGTCTCTACACTATCCAGAAAATCCTTCCTAGCCCCTATCCCTTTTGCATAAAATTAAAGTCACCTTTTCCTAAATTTTGCCAGATTTGTAGTTTAactatcatttgtgtataatgAATTGTTTACTATCTGTACTTGTCTTGTGATCTTTCTAGTGGCATATTGTTGTGTTCATGTGCATTATTGCTAGCTTGCTTTCCTCTATCTTACTCATGATTATATTGCCCCTGTGGTTCTGAGTTTAGATTTTCCATAGGATAAATTATAGGCAAAAATTCTTATTCCTTTCCTCTACAGAGAAACCTTTCTTCCAAGTCACACCATAAGAGCCATTTATTATCTTTCTTTGATTCCAGATCAAAGATGAATTTCAtctatattatatattaatttctATCTagattatatatctatattatatgtTGTAGATTGTAGATTTCAATGTATATCTATCAGATCGTGGCTTCATGTACCAAATATATCTGAGCTTTTTGTTGGCTGTGATTTAATCTttttgatgatgccaaaagggggaagatatAATTGAACTAAACTGAATATCCGGTGATTAAGAGGGAAGATGTGTTGAGCAAGGGGGGAGAACTGAAagattgatatgtgatgatattgtgacaATTTTTGCCTTCCAGTTGAAATTGGTATTATATTGCTAACATGTTACAGGTGCTATGACAATGATGGTCTGCTTCGCAGGGGAAACAAGTGGTAAGCTGATTCTCAGGGGGAACATCAGTCTATGAGTTTGTTATtatcaaaaaaggggaaattgatAGTTTCAAGTGCACTCGTGTTTTGATAATTGTCAAACTGTTTCAGAACCAAAAAGAGACCTGATCTATAACTGCTATATGTGCACCTTACCGTTGGCGAGACAGTGTAAAGGCGGAGCCACTTTGTTACACACAAGTGCGAGTCAGTTGACCCATGCATTAGTcaaaattgaagaaagggtCTCTTTTCACCCCACATGCTCCCGCTATATATATtcaacatgatggcaacatatttgGTAGATCTAAAAATCTAATCTAAATCGTGCAAAGCTGCCaacacaagttctcaagatctctcaagaacaaagttacTTTCAAGCGGAAGAACCAGATCCTGATGTGAGTTTAGTCTCTATTTTTTAGGTTGTTGTAaatctttgttcatttgtgcttaaactgaaaacctactcttcttatTTAGAGGCTTGTTGTAGGTAtcttaaattctcaaagtgtgcttGTAGGAAGTATGTTTCCtcaagcttttgagtggtacactaagctagagttagtctaggtgtattagtggtaCTTGgatagagttagtcaagtgaagGTGCTTTCAATCAGAGTATTGCAAGTGTGGAAGGACTGcgaggttagttcctaggttgcataagcgttattgtaagggtgagggattatgggagttaattcctagcttatgATAAAGTTGTAACCTAAAGTTGCtcggtgtagtggagttgaaatcctactggggtaggtcgtggtttttaatccgtTGATGAAGGAGTTTTCCATGATAACATCCTATGTCTTTTacatactgcattgcataagggaactagTACACATCcaggggtaggtcgtggtttttaatcccttgatgAAGGAGTTTTCCACACATccaggtccctcatatactgtttggtgaGCGCATAGCCTACAACAAACATACATCCCTATCCACAAGTGCATGACTTCAACCCATAAACATTTATGCAATTCTAGATATATGGCTGCTAGATATAAAAACAGAGTCACTGAGCAGCCAAACATTAGGATAATGGATTTTCAGGATATCATTAGGAAGGAACTGGATATCTATGTCGGAAAGACAACAGTGAGAAGAGCTAGGGATAGAATATTACAAGATATTAGGGGTGATCATGTTGCTGAGTATAACAGAATCTTTGATTATAGAGATGAGATATTAAGATCCAATCCAGGTAGCACTTGTGTTGTTAAAGTTGGAGATAATTTTGAAACTAGAAATAAAATCTTTGAGGGGTTTTATGTGTGCTTTGATGCTTTAAAGAAAGAATTATTTGAAGGTACAAGGAGGTGCATTGGTCTAGATGGATGTTTTCCGAAAGGTGTGTGCAAAGGTCAGCTATTGGTGGTAGTTTGCAAGGATGGAAACAACCAAATGTTGCCTATTACTTTGGGTAGTTGTTGAATATGAGAATCGATTTACTTGGAAATGGCTTGTGTCTCTACTGAAGAATGACCTTGATCTTGGAGATGGACATGAACTAACACTAATTAGTGACATGCAAAAGGTACACAAAATTGTATTTCCTCAACtgttattaatatttttttttcttgtttgtccCTGCTGCTTATTATGTCTTTTTGCTTTTGGTAGGGACTCCAAAATGTAGTAGAGGATTTACTCCCAGTTGTTGAACACAGAGGTGTGGAAGACATATCCTTACAAACTGGTCCAAAGATCATAAGGAGAtacaattaagaaaattattttggatGATTGCAAAGTCCATTTTTAATCTGAACTGAGGGGCCATATTAATGCTATGAAGAAATTGGGAAGAGACTGCTTGGATGATCTCATGTATTACAACTTAGATAAACGGTGCAAAAGGTTCTTCAAAGAGCACAGCAAGTGTGATTCAGTGGACAACAACATGGCTAGAGTTTTAACAGCTAGATATTGGCTGCaagatgaaaaaataattatcacaATCCTAGAAAAGAttagggtgaagatgatgagaAGAATTGGTCAGTTAAGAGAGTTCTCAATTACATGGATCACTGATATATCTCCCATGTCTTTCAAGACTCTACAAGAAAACATTAACAAGTCAATGAAGTGTAGCTTGTCTTGGAATAGTGAAAgagattttgaaattaaaaatccTTGAGGCTGAACACACTGTGTTGACATTGTTAGGCTGACCTGTAGTTGCAGATCTTGGAAGCTGAAGGATATACCTTGTCCTCATGCAGTTGCTGGCCTACATTACAAGATATTAGAGCCAATTCATTATGTGGCCAGCTGCTATAACAGGGATACCTATCTGAGCACATATGCCCATTTTATTCAGCCAATGAACAACATAAATATGTGGCCAATAGCAAATAATCCAAGAGTAGAACCACCGATCGTAACCACCAAAGAATCTAGAAGGAAGGAGGCTCGTAAGCAAAAAAACTAGAAAGCTAGCGAAATAAGGAGCCTTTGTCATAACAGCAAAAAAACTCAGAAAGCTTAGCAGAAGCTAGTGGCTTAGTCAATCGCGAATAAGTGTATCAAGTTGTTTttacatttgatttttgagCTAGGACAATAAATAGGGGAGGGCAAATAAGAGAAGGATAGAACATGAAGCTGAAAGTTGTGGAAGGGAAAATATGAGAAGGATGGATTAAGAAACTGAAAGTAGTGGAAGGGCAATTATGAGAAGAATGGAAAGTTAAATTGAAAGTAGTGGAAGGGGTGGTGAAAGAGGCAGTGGAGGAGGGatgcaacaacaaaatcaagagaTTGAAGGCATAAGTAGTGGACATGCTTCAAGACCTTATAAAAGGCCAAGGATGGTGGGGGTTGGATTATTGGTTGCTGATTTAATCTAATTGCATTAAACTCTTAATGTATGTTTTTTTGGCTAGTTAATTGGTAAAATTAATTACTGACCTATGTGCTTTATTTATACAGCCTGGAATGCCAAGTAGAAGGGTTATTGACACTGTAGAAGAGCTCCAATGAGATGTGATGTGGTTACTGGAGATATTGGTTACACACCACGCAAAAGATTCAAATGGAGGGGGCAACAAACCATTATTAGTAATTGACTTGACCAAATAAGGGGTGAGAAAATAATCCAAACAAGGTCTAAAGCTGCTTCTAACAATCAGAGCCAATGCAATACATCTAGAAAGCCCCCTGTGCCACGGAAATAGTTGGTCTTCTGTTGGTTTTTTGGTGTTGCTGCTGCTGTTATTTTGAATACTGATGTCATTTTgctacaagttttttttttggtgttgttgatgtaaaTTTGCTACTATTAGTTTCTActgatattttggtgttgttgatgtaaaTTTACTACTGTTATTTTATTGGTACTATTAGGTTGATGTATTAAGTAGCAAACAATTTATTGAATGAAATGGTCAGTTccctttacatgatatgttgtATTTCTTTCGTTTAACATGATCAATGGAATGGTTTTGGCTACAAACAGTCAGCAATATAACACAAACTAGAACAAAATTCATTgataagattcaaagaaaatataaaacaaagCAGGTTCCATACACATAATTCAACCCCTTACTCAAAACAAACAAAGTTCCACCTAAAtctattccaacaacatcaacaaaaaaagaaaactaattACATATGGAACTTTGATACGACTATGGCAATTTCAACTAAATACAATGATAAAGCATAATAACagaaaatccataacaacaaataCAATGATAAGCTTCCAATTGAAGATAGAACAATTggcttcctcctcctccttcttcttcatcttctttttctcaatGATCACCTCATCTTTGTCCTCTTTGATCACCTTAGCATTAGCATTTTTTCCCTCTCTGATTATCTCATCATgaatgttgacacccaattttgtcccgccttttttccaaaatatttatttgcgaATAGTTATGTATACATTACTACCATTATTTGCTTTCTATTAATATGATCGTTTTCCACCGTCCAACTATAGTCATCGCCCattatcgttattattattattattattattattattattattattgttgttattattattattattattattattattattattattattattattattattattattttatcatgCTGCGagcacttaatattataattattaatattattataatcgccatcttattattattattattattattattattattattattattattattattattattattattgttattatcattaatattattattatttattattattattattattattattattattattgttgttgttattattattattattattattattattattattattattattattattattattattattattattattattattattattattattgttattattactattatttttcatcatactGCGAGCgcttaatattataattgcgATGGTCACTCTTAACATTTCTATTTATCATCTTATGCAAAAACGCAtggcatttattttattgaaCGATAGCATTTCTTTACTGCACAACtttcatgatatatatacacatttattTCATCTATTTGAGTACTGATAAatatattaagtgatatttttttacGCACGTtactatataattaaataaagagtGTTCgtcatttaatttttaaaatccaaATTTACATAAAATCTGGTCCTAATTTGGTCAATAATAGCCCAATTCCCATATCCCATTCCATTCAACTTTTCCACGTGGATGCCACACAAGCGCCACGTCTGCGCCAAATGGTTAAAAACACACTACCAAAGACACACCTCCCACATTACCAGCACATGCCTCCCACACGTCCCTGCCACATGTCTATTCCTTATTGGCTAATTAATTAGCAAATACCATTTAGTCCCCAACCTAACTATCCTAAATGACTAAAATACCCCTCCACCATATGAAACCCTAACCCCGTCATCTGCCTCGTCATTTTTTCGCCGCCTCTTTCGTTTCTCCATGGCAGGAGACGTTTGTCTCCTTGCCTGGTTTTGAATAGATCCTCTTCTCTCACCGTCGAATTCAGGGTGTGCCCTCCCCAATTCGGGTAAGGGTTCAGCTTTCCTGCCCCATAGCAGTGACCCTGCAGTCTCGCAGTCCTTTTTCTCAGCCACGGTCGCCATCTTAATCGGGCGTGGCAGAGATAAGCTTTCTATTTTTGAGCATGGACCAAGGCTGTGACATCCCCTCATTAATTGAGTTAACACAAAAAGCCAAagtattcttcaaatttctgaaaaaaaatcaatcttAAGAGATCGATTTTGACTTCAACGGCTCTTGATTTTCATTTTGGAGCCAAAAGGGTTTTGAAATCCGAAACCCTAGTTTACAGCTATAAGAAGAACTCGAATCATTCATGGTTGGGGGCGAGAATCTGAtccctagaaaaaaaaaagatatagctGTAGCCTTacaaaaaaaagagcaaaaaataGTCAATAAATTactctattttcatttttggttTGAGACTTAGTTAATTCAAGCGGATTCAGGTTCGTCGCGTTCGAGTATAGATCCGAGACctgaaaaccctagttcactgcacccaaaaaaggtaattttCCTCCACgtcttagttttattttcattcAGCTCTGTATGTTTTTTCGTATTCCTTTAGATTAGTTTCGTTTCTGCTTTAGTATGTCATCCTTAGTCACTTTTTCCTTAACTTTAGTATTAATTTATGTTTAGCCGAATGATTAGCGTGTTCAGTATTTGTTTGCTTTGTTACTTCATTAAGATTAGTTTAAAGTAGTGAGGCTGCTTAGATGGTTAGGAAGAACATGATGTGTGCTCTATTTGATGTGGTTTTAGACTTATTTGGATTTAGTTGTGTAGCAGCTTCAAATCTTATTATTATCTTAGTTTAAACTTGAAGAATTAGCAATGCCCTATGTTGATTCATTTGCTGATTCGATTAGCTGCTAAATATAGTTTAGTTTCCAATTTATTTCATGATGATTAGTTTAGATTAATGATAAAGGAAAATCTGATTTGTAAATCAGTCTATGATTAGTCACTAAGAATGTTATTTGTAGCTGTTTACCTTTGTTGGGTTCAGTCTTGTATGGTTAAGTGTCAGTATAAGAGGTTTGAGTTTGAATTTCAGTTTTGTTAGCAATATAAAATCTTTGGGGGTTGTTAACAGAAGGTGGTCCTAATGTAGTTAAGTCCTCATCCTGCTGCCACTTATGTTAAATTTAAATCCATAAGATGAAAGTTAATTTAATTccccttttctcttttatttttgcattttttagtTTCTTAGTTATTATGTGCTTGCTTAGTTTATTGTCTGTATGATTTAGCATGTTGCTGTGTTAGTTCAGTTTGTGGTTTATGTGCTAGCAGAATTAGATAAAAATGCCTCTGTCTCTATTTTGTTTAGTAGTTAAACATGCTTCAGTATGTTAGGTTAGTTTGGCTTATTTAGCCCCTGTAGATTATCTTAAACTTATTCTTGTATATCCTATGTGTCAAGCATGGCTAGTTGTTAGTTTAGCCTGTTTTAGTTTAAGCATGTCTTTAATCATTGTTTTAGTATAATTTGTCCAGCTTATGTTAATTTGTCCAGCTTAAACATGTATCCTATGTTAGTTGATTATCCTGTAGTAGAGTTCAGATATGGTTggtttttaatttgtttgcaAAGGATATATTAGTCTAGTCTAGCTTATTGTTTGCTTGAGTATTGGTTCTGTTAGTCCTTTACTATGGTGAATGTAGTGTTACGATTTGGTCGAATGAGCtaataatattgtaaaaaggactaagtgttaagggtaagtgTCCAAGCTTGTTGAATCATGTTATCGGTCTTAAGCTAATCATGTTCAAAGTATTTAAATAAGTGTTTAGTTTGAATCTCATCTGATTAGGGTCTAATAAGGGCCATTATCATGCCTATTCTGTTTGCTTCTATGTATTGTTTAGAAGAATGATGTTAATCCTTGCTTGTTCTTTAAAACCCGGGTTTGTTGGTTCACTGCTATGACATCTAATGAGTTTTATGTTCAGTTATGACCTAGAAGTCTGCTAATCATGCTAATATGGTTAAAAATTTGTTATGAttggtcatccttttaattGTTTGTGTCAAATCTGGATTAATGTGTGTTGGACTTGATCAATATGGTTAAATATACATTAGACAATGCATAAGCTTCCCTATTTGACACCATGATTAGTGTACTCAACTCTTTGTCTAGTTTTTTAACTAGCGTGTGAATTGATTTTGAATGTCTAAGACATGTCTGTATCTGTTTAAGTTAAGTTTAAAGTCATTTGTGACCTATGTGTTTGATATACTAGAATGGTTTCTCTGTGGTGTGCTGCTTGAGTCAAGTATTATTCTCAAATTATGTTACTGGTGGTAAAATGGAACCCTTATGCCTACTGGACTTGAAATTGTATCCATTGAAGCTAGAAATGATACTTACTTGACTTAATAAAGGAACCAGACCATTCGTATGCTCCCTTAATGAAATCTATTTCAAATATGAGGCCTATGCCAATTGGTTTGTTGTTGGTAGTATCACAAGTTTCAGAATGTGTTCTAAAGGGATTAAAAGGATTTTGAATTTAACTTCAGCATCTGCAAACCTGTACCAATGCTCTATTGAGTCCTGTAATGTTGTTTGAAGTCCCTTGTTGACAAAAATTGCTAGTTGTGTACTATGTGATCATTTCTTATTAAATTTGAACCTGATTAGGCTCACTTAAGAAGATTGTGGAATTAGATGGGTCTATGCCCTTGTATGATGTTTGTTTGGACTTGTAAGAATGTTGAGATTGCTATGTCCAGTTAACatgttaaaaaggaaaatgccAAAGGCTTGTTTGCATGATCAAATGCTATGTATGCGATCTGTTTGGTTTACACTTATGCTCCAAAATTCTCATGTCTATTAACTAGGATACTGCATATTTGCATACCTCCCTGCATGACTATTAAATAGGACTGACAATATCGTGTAGAATATTTATGGAAAATGATTTGGTATTATAGGGCTTTACTTGTATTCTAGCCACATCTTAGTTTATAGTGACCAAAGCATGCCTCCAAACTTTGAGCTTGTGATGAGTTCCACTGGACATATCCTTGTTCtttttcatgtcttcttttaaCAACCAAGATTTTGACACCTTCAAAACCTCGAGACCTGTCTTTTTACCCTAGCTTGAAGCATGCATAGATATTTGATGATTTGTGTACAGTTTCCTGTTGCTATTGTTTGTTGGCCATAGATCTCCTCCggaactttttgtttttttttttaatatgaattGTAATgaagaatgttttttttttttttgaaaaaaatcagTTTGATTAGTTCATACTCGTTTAAAGTAAAACTTGGATAAAATTGGAAAACTTTTCTCTATTGGAGGTTGATTGTTTCAATGTGGCATTCCTGCACTGattttttccttcctttgaTGTATCGTTAATAtgcttttttttaaatccataTTACTAAtctcttcccctttttcttttctttacatGTAATGCCCCGGAGCGACAAAGAGTTTCATTTTGAGACTCGATATGGCTGCTGCTAAAACCAAGACCTGCATTTACACCTTATTGCATCTTGTCTCGCCCTCTACGTCTCCGAGCAGAAAAGGAAAACAGAAGAGGGACGAGATGACGCTTCTATCTCTCATTAGCCATTGCCTTCTCTCTCTTCTATCCTAATATGAAGCGAGAGTGAGGGAATAACTTTATTCTGATTTCGTTATAACACGGTTACGTGTTGTTCGCTTGGTTATGCTCGGATATTTTGGTTTTCTTAGAAGAACACAGCCTAGAACATTATGAGCTTAGAAAGGGTAGTTTATAAAGGGGAAATTAGTGCTTAACTACTTATTTTAAAGTCCCGTCTAATACCtataactttttttattttattagaatCTAAGTATGTATAACGTTTCGCTAAATTTTCTTTATGGTGAAAGTCTCTTATGAGATATTAATTGTTAAACAAGTATGGGCTGACgtctatttatttattattattttttttatattgaatTAATATAGAAAGGCAGCTTCGTTTTTGTCAAGTCcgaaaaaagaaataatcaaCTGAAgcaatttttgtaaaaaaccTATGTCCATTTGTATATCATATTTTTTGGAATAAACTCAGCTTTCATCATTAACGTATTCATATAACGTAATTCTCACTCAAAactgttaaattttcttttaaaaaggcGATTAATTTAGGTGCAATTTCTTAAATTCATACAAGGTATTGTGGAAGTGcttttatttgaaaacaaatgacACTAAGATGTatgatttataaaaaaaaaaatgattttcagtccttttgaaaatagttatttctttatttaagtCTAGAAACAcattatgttatttatttgcAAAGTTCTCTATCTTAATTACCTATATACTTTTATGAaataccttttcttgaattatttATAAGATACTAATTTATTGTACTTCGTCACAATCTCTtatattaacctaagtttggtcaGTAACCGTATTTAGCGGACCCTAATAGATGCCTAAGACCTTCTCGTTAGGAtatttagaacccttacctagaactcatTAGGTTCGTAAGACCTTAAAAAGTAGAGTTTATTTTAGGCATTTACTTAGTTAAAAAAGGTGTCCTAATTtaccattaaaataattaagtggcgactccttaagtcatataattaggaatcaccaatatgttatactccgctttgacccggttaaaatggggtataacagcttggcgactccacTGGAGATTTTAGGTTCTTAACCATaacaaacttaggttaattaaattatggtgctttttttttttttttttttttattaaactcCACTAGGCATTTTGATGCCTAGGgctattttataaattttctcaAAGCAAAAATCCAAAAAGTTCTTTACAAATGTAGCCGAAGGCTAATAATACGAGCAAATTAACCTAATGACCATATTAAGACTTATAGTTTGTCTTAACTTGGTACTACAAATTGCTaaagaattaattaaaagaagtggaaataaaagtgaaaaatgaaatgaataacTTAATCTTGAGCAGCTGATGATCAACTTCAGACCAAAAAACTGCCACTTGATGCATCAGAGCACTCATTTGCGGCTTCCTGCTGAAATTGCAAACCAACTGGGACCTTGCCTAAGGACACTACATTCTCCAAATATTGATAGTTCCTCAGTAGGATGAGCATCCCGGGGTGCTAATACCACCCACTGAGAGACAAGCAATAAATAGATCATGAGTGTCACTTTGTAGTTCAAGCAGTCCAAATACTAGAATAGTATACCATGTATACCACTGGTATATCTGTTTTTATCAATCTGTTGTTCATATGCAATCTACAACCTGCAGATGTACAGTAAATAAAAtgttcttccacttcccaactGTAGCATCTGCAAAAATGTTGATCAAAGCAAGTAGATTAAATTCCATGCATTgcattgcttttttttttaatcgctGAAACAAGAAACTTTGCTTTTACATTGCCGAAACGCAAACGGCAAACTTTTGCCCCAAAAGCTTTACCGATTCGTTGGATATGGCCAAGTAGCCGCAAACCTTCGTTTCATTTTGCTCAACATTAAACCACCTCATTTCCTCATTTTGACAGGTCGTGATGCAATGTTGATCAAAGCAAGTAGATTAAATTCCATGCATTGCATTGCTTTTCTAAATCATTGCTTTGCTTTTCCTCATCTTCTAAACGGCAAACGGCAAACTTTTGCCCCAAAAGCTTTACTGATTCGTTACTTGCACTTTGTATCTCCatgccaacacacacacacaatatacTTCATTGCTTTTTCTCCGTCCGCCGTCGTCTTTAACCGCACAAACGATGCCCCGCAAGCATCATTAAGCCCCACACTCGTCTTTATATGCCGCATCCGATTCAACCTCATGGATCTTCGATGCTTTGTATCTTGCTCCTACCGTAGATTATGAAACCCGCAAAAAAGGAAACATGATTAGCGAAAATTCTCATCTTACTCTCCTCCTGGAGGACTTGAGTAAGATGAGACATGCTGAGTTCCACCCCAAACACCTTCCTTAATATCTTCTTTTTGTTCTGATTCTTAAATAGGGACACTGAAGTTTGTCACTATTGAGAACCTTTCTTCCCTTTGAATCCAATTCTGCAAAGGAGTGAATAAATACCTCTCCATGATCAAGGGCATAGTTAGCTAGATGATCAGCCAACTGATTACCCTCTCTGAAAATATGTAACTCTGTACCTCTGCATGATCTATGATATCTAGCAGCTCCTCCACCTCAAATGCAATGTTCCATGGAGGTTTCCACTCTCTATCCAGGATATGCTTCATCAATAATGAATCAGTTTCCAGAATGAAGGAATAGACATGTTTTGACAAACAATATCTTGCAGCCTGAAGGAGAGCTTGTGCCTCAGATTCAGTGTTAGTACCTTCTCCCATTGCCCTAGCCTCTGCATGAATCAAATCACCATCTGAATTTCTCACACAAAAGGCAAATGAACTTCTACCAGGGTTGCCTCTAGTTGCCCCATCTGTATTGCATTTCCAGATGTCCCCAGGTGGGAATTTCCACAAAACCTTGGTAACCTGTAATTTTGGAACAAATTGTTCCAAAATCTTTAGAATGTCATGCCATCTATGTGGAACTGATTTAATGCCAGGCTTCCTGATTCTCACCAGTTGCTGAATATCAGTAGAAGCCTGGTAAATAACTCTGCTAGTTGACACCTTATCCCTATGTTTAtctccatttctttt
Coding sequences within it:
- the LOC132034586 gene encoding uncharacterized protein LOC132034586; the encoded protein is MLQARDLMDHQIWWQLRMGSSLFWFDNWSGLGPLYFIVPPEFQCNEAIENVADVVTAGRWHVPAIRNNLPEDLAEYILTEVKPPARPGEMDKPWWMLEKNGEFSVKSAWEYIRSRGEKKEVYKKIWTKGLPFKIAFLMWRVWHFKVPLDDVIKSWGYHMPSRCCCCAEPKEETVPHIFLRGATAQATWKYFSAAAGLNVDGMHLHQVIMQWWTAEVPVRLQNIFNAIPSIIVWQLWKKRNGDKHRDKVSTSRVIYQASTDIQQLVRIRKPGIKSVPHRWHDILKILEQFVPKLQVTKVLWKFPPGDIWKCNTDGATRGNPGRSSFAFCVRNSDGDLIHAEARAMGEGTNTESEAQALLQAARYCLSKHVYSFILETDSLLMKHILDREWKPPWNIAFEVEELLDIIDHAENWIQREERCYSWEVEEHFIYCTSAGCRLHMNNRLIKTDIPVWVVLAPRDAHPTEELSIFGECSVLRQGPSWFAISAGSRK